The following are from one region of the Alicyclobacillus fastidiosus genome:
- a CDS encoding thiazole synthase encodes MDSLTIAGRTFQSRLMVGTGKYQTFTEMRDAIAASGAEIVTVAVRRVNLDEREESLLSYIDLDKYFLLPNTAGCHTAEEAVRTARLARAAGLSNWVKLEVIPDDGTLLPDPVATVEAAEILVKEGFVVLPYTTDDHTVARRLLDAGCATIMPFGSAIGTGQGLPNPERLRRIVELVQGRVPVVIDAGIGAPSDASLAMELGADAVLVNTAIAKAARPVEMARAMAFGVQAGRLSYLAGRIPRTEVASPSSPVAGLIAAGSASASAKL; translated from the coding sequence ATGGATTCACTCACCATCGCAGGACGAACCTTCCAGTCCCGACTCATGGTCGGCACAGGCAAGTATCAAACTTTCACAGAGATGCGTGATGCTATCGCCGCCTCCGGTGCAGAGATCGTCACAGTGGCCGTCAGGCGCGTCAATTTGGATGAGCGCGAGGAGTCGTTGCTCTCCTACATCGACCTCGACAAATACTTTCTGCTTCCCAATACGGCCGGCTGCCACACCGCAGAAGAGGCGGTTCGCACAGCGCGTCTGGCGCGGGCAGCAGGATTGTCAAACTGGGTCAAACTCGAAGTGATTCCCGACGACGGGACGCTGCTACCGGATCCCGTCGCGACGGTGGAGGCTGCAGAGATACTGGTCAAAGAGGGATTTGTGGTCCTGCCGTACACGACAGATGACCACACCGTCGCTCGGCGCCTACTCGACGCCGGCTGCGCGACCATCATGCCATTTGGATCCGCCATAGGAACCGGCCAGGGACTCCCGAACCCCGAGCGCCTGCGGCGAATCGTTGAATTGGTGCAGGGGCGGGTGCCCGTCGTGATCGACGCAGGCATCGGCGCTCCTTCTGACGCGTCCTTAGCCATGGAGCTCGGAGCGGATGCGGTACTCGTCAACACCGCCATCGCAAAAGCGGCGCGGCCGGTCGAGATGGCCCGCGCGATGGCCTTCGGCGTCCAGGCGGGCCGCCTGAGTTACCTCGCCGGTCGCATCCCGCGCACAGAAGTCGCATCGCCGAGCAGCCCCGTGGCGGGGCTCATCGCGGCGGGAAGCGCCTCTGCCTCGGCGAAACTCTAG
- the thiC gene encoding phosphomethylpyrimidine synthase ThiC translates to MSDIEYFPNSQKAYVVGSRPDIQVPMREITLSPTTGRFGSQENQPVRVYDTSGIYTDANAITDVQIGLPPIRRNWILERGDVEVYEGREVRPVDNGWKGPLPATEEVFPGLGRKPLRAKTGRNVTQMHYARQGIITPEMEFIAVREGMNPEFVRDEVASGRAIIPCNINHPESEPMIIGRHFHVKVNANIGNSAVASSIEAEVDKMRWATLWGADTVMDLSTGKHIHTTREWIIRNSPVPIGTVPTYQALEKVGGEATALTWEIFRDTLIEQAEQGVDYFTIHAGVRLRYIPLTANRVTGIVSRGGSILAAWCLAHHEENFLYTHFDEICEIMKTYDVAFSLGDGLRPGSIADANDEAQFAELETLGELTKIAWQHDVQVMIEGPGHVPMHKIKENVDRQMEVCQEAPFYTLGPLTTDIAPGYDHITSAIGAAMIGWFGTAMLCYVTPKEHLGLPNKDDVKEGVIAYKIAAHAADLAKGHPNAQQRDDALSKARFEFRWRDQFNLSLDPQRAIAFHDETLPLEPAKTAHFCSMCGPKFCSMKITQDIREYARDHGLDVESSIAVGMEQKAKEFRASGNKVYQR, encoded by the coding sequence ATGTCCGACATCGAATATTTCCCGAATAGTCAAAAGGCGTACGTCGTGGGTTCCCGCCCCGACATCCAGGTACCGATGCGGGAAATTACCCTATCCCCGACCACTGGGCGATTTGGAAGTCAGGAAAACCAGCCAGTTCGCGTCTACGACACGAGCGGGATCTACACCGATGCGAACGCCATCACCGATGTGCAAATCGGATTGCCCCCCATCCGCCGCAACTGGATCCTCGAGCGAGGGGACGTGGAGGTCTACGAGGGGCGCGAAGTTCGGCCCGTCGACAACGGATGGAAGGGACCTCTTCCTGCAACGGAGGAAGTCTTTCCCGGGCTCGGCCGCAAACCGCTGCGAGCCAAAACCGGGAGAAATGTGACACAGATGCACTACGCACGCCAAGGCATCATCACGCCGGAAATGGAATTCATCGCCGTTCGCGAGGGGATGAACCCGGAGTTCGTGCGCGACGAGGTGGCAAGCGGCCGCGCCATCATCCCCTGCAACATCAACCACCCAGAGAGTGAGCCGATGATCATCGGCCGCCATTTCCACGTCAAGGTGAACGCCAACATCGGCAACTCTGCCGTCGCTTCCTCGATTGAGGCGGAAGTCGACAAGATGAGGTGGGCGACACTCTGGGGCGCTGACACGGTCATGGACTTGTCGACGGGCAAACACATCCACACCACCCGCGAGTGGATCATCCGAAACTCGCCGGTCCCGATTGGCACCGTCCCCACCTATCAGGCCCTGGAGAAGGTTGGCGGGGAAGCCACCGCGCTGACTTGGGAGATCTTCCGCGACACGCTGATTGAGCAGGCCGAACAAGGCGTCGATTACTTCACGATCCACGCTGGCGTACGGCTTCGCTACATCCCCCTCACCGCGAACCGCGTGACCGGCATCGTCTCGCGTGGAGGCTCCATTTTGGCGGCGTGGTGCCTGGCGCATCACGAGGAAAACTTCCTCTACACGCACTTTGACGAGATCTGCGAGATCATGAAGACCTACGATGTCGCATTTTCGCTCGGCGACGGGTTGCGCCCCGGCTCCATCGCGGACGCGAACGACGAAGCGCAGTTCGCCGAACTCGAAACCTTGGGGGAGTTGACGAAGATCGCCTGGCAGCACGACGTTCAGGTGATGATCGAGGGGCCAGGGCACGTGCCGATGCACAAGATCAAGGAAAATGTAGATCGCCAGATGGAAGTCTGCCAAGAGGCCCCGTTCTACACGCTCGGCCCACTGACAACCGACATTGCACCAGGCTACGACCACATCACGTCGGCGATCGGCGCGGCGATGATCGGCTGGTTTGGCACTGCAATGCTCTGCTACGTGACGCCCAAAGAACACCTGGGGCTGCCCAACAAGGACGACGTGAAAGAAGGCGTCATCGCGTACAAGATCGCAGCCCACGCCGCCGACCTGGCAAAGGGGCATCCGAATGCGCAGCAGCGGGACGACGCCTTGTCCAAGGCGCGCTTCGAGTTTCGCTGGCGGGATCAATTCAATCTATCGCTCGACCCCCAGCGCGCGATTGCCTTCCACGATGAGACACTCCCTCTGGAACCAGCGAAGACTGCCCACTTTTGCTCGATGTGCGGGCCGAAATTCTGCAGTATGAAAATCACCCAGGACATTCGGGAATACGCCCGAGATCATGGCCTCGACGTCGAGTCGTCCATCGCCGTGGGTATGGAGCAAAAGGCTAAAGAGTTTCGCGCGTCAGGGAACAAAGTGTACCAACGTTAG
- a CDS encoding ECF transporter S component: MWKLREIVTMVILSVVCGGIYRIWDVISSLITIAWVPGQGVINGLWWLAAGLIPYIVRRPGAALISELVAAFIELGLGGNWGLGGLLSGLIQGIGAEIAFMIFGWRKYHGSVLMLSGALAGIAFSVQWYVQYGGHKYTASIVVLYTVITMVSGAVLGGLLPKWIGDALKRTGVLRNFEIAKKSA; this comes from the coding sequence ATGTGGAAGTTGCGAGAAATCGTCACAATGGTCATTCTCTCGGTGGTGTGTGGCGGGATTTATCGGATTTGGGACGTGATTTCGTCCCTCATCACTATCGCGTGGGTTCCGGGGCAGGGCGTCATCAATGGGTTGTGGTGGCTGGCTGCAGGGCTCATCCCCTACATCGTCCGGCGTCCCGGAGCAGCGCTCATCTCCGAACTCGTTGCCGCCTTCATTGAGCTCGGCCTGGGCGGTAATTGGGGCTTAGGTGGGCTCTTGTCCGGTTTGATTCAGGGTATTGGCGCGGAAATCGCGTTTATGATCTTCGGCTGGCGCAAATACCACGGGTCTGTCCTGATGCTCTCCGGTGCGTTGGCCGGCATTGCATTCAGCGTTCAATGGTATGTTCAGTACGGCGGGCACAAGTACACGGCATCCATCGTCGTCCTGTACACCGTCATCACGATGGTCAGCGGCGCAGTGCTAGGCGGCCTGCTGCCGAAGTGGATCGGCGATGCACTCAAGCGCACAGGCGTTCTGCGCAACTTCGAAATCGCCAAGAAATCGGCGTGA
- a CDS encoding amino acid permease — MAQSNPHGFVRGIGLLQATATNMSQMMGAGPFITIPVILSAMGGPQAMFGWIVGALLAMLDGLVWSELGSAMPGEGGTYVYLREAFQYSSGKLVPFLFIWSTLIATPMIMSTGVIGLSDYLVYFWPSMTPLETKLVSVGITMLTVALLYRRIHSIAKMTTVLWGGMILTVLLVIIAGISHFNPHVAFSFPHNAFAPSKFFLGLGGGMLISIYDYMGYYTASYLGDEVKNPGKTIPRAVILSIVFVAIIDLVMNLGIIGTVPWQTAMKSQNVGTLLMQMVWGRPGAVIITILIIWTCFASFYTGLLGASRLPYNAAVDGLFFKPFAKLHPKFKFPHISLLVMGAIMAICCFFNLTQIINALMAMSVVVQFIGQIVALSILRKRQPNLKRPFRQWLYPLPSILAFIGWAYVFYSSGWHAIRLAIIWTLIGFVVFLFWARRKQEWPFGPKVIREEYLQKEN; from the coding sequence ATGGCTCAAAGCAACCCGCACGGTTTTGTTCGAGGAATTGGGCTCCTGCAGGCGACAGCTACGAATATGTCGCAAATGATGGGGGCAGGTCCGTTTATTACAATTCCTGTGATCTTGTCCGCCATGGGCGGGCCGCAGGCGATGTTTGGCTGGATTGTCGGCGCATTGCTGGCGATGCTCGACGGCTTGGTTTGGAGTGAGTTGGGGTCGGCGATGCCCGGCGAAGGCGGTACCTATGTCTATCTGCGAGAAGCGTTTCAGTATAGTTCCGGCAAGCTCGTACCCTTCCTATTTATTTGGTCGACACTGATTGCGACGCCGATGATCATGTCGACGGGCGTGATCGGTCTATCTGACTATCTGGTGTACTTCTGGCCGAGTATGACCCCACTCGAAACCAAGCTCGTCTCCGTGGGGATCACGATGCTTACGGTCGCTTTGCTCTATCGCCGCATTCACTCTATCGCGAAGATGACCACTGTGCTGTGGGGTGGCATGATTCTGACGGTGCTGCTCGTGATTATCGCTGGCATATCGCACTTTAACCCACATGTGGCATTTTCTTTTCCGCACAATGCGTTTGCGCCGTCGAAGTTCTTCCTTGGGCTTGGCGGAGGCATGTTGATTTCGATTTATGACTATATGGGCTATTACACCGCAAGTTATCTGGGTGATGAGGTGAAAAACCCAGGGAAGACCATCCCGCGTGCCGTGATTCTGTCGATTGTCTTTGTCGCGATTATCGATCTCGTGATGAACCTTGGCATTATCGGTACGGTGCCGTGGCAGACGGCCATGAAGAGTCAAAACGTAGGAACGCTGTTAATGCAGATGGTCTGGGGGCGCCCTGGCGCGGTGATCATCACAATACTCATCATTTGGACATGCTTTGCGTCCTTCTACACCGGCTTGCTCGGCGCCTCGCGGCTCCCGTACAACGCGGCGGTGGACGGCTTGTTCTTTAAACCATTTGCCAAATTGCATCCGAAGTTCAAGTTCCCACACATCTCTTTGCTCGTGATGGGTGCCATTATGGCCATCTGCTGCTTCTTCAATTTGACGCAGATCATCAATGCGTTGATGGCGATGTCGGTCGTCGTGCAGTTCATCGGTCAGATTGTGGCGCTGTCCATCCTCAGGAAACGGCAGCCGAACTTGAAACGGCCGTTTCGTCAGTGGCTGTATCCGTTGCCAAGCATCCTGGCCTTCATTGGGTGGGCATACGTGTTCTACTCATCTGGCTGGCACGCCATCCGCTTGGCCATCATTTGGACACTCATTGGATTCGTCGTATTTCTGTTCTGGGCTCGCCGCAAGCAGGAATGGCCGTTTGGACCCAAGGTCATTCGCGAGGAGTATTTACAAAAAGAAAATTGA
- a CDS encoding ROK family transcriptional regulator, which translates to MTTTAFVRDVNRSSVLEFVRVNEPVSRAQIARELGLSRSATSEIVDQLLSEGLVEEVGVGESTPRGGRPSVQLRFIPDARYALGIDIGGTKTILVLSNLNGRVIAREKVATCGKSSDVLEHIRRAADNFIANSGIDRSRIVGMGVGAPGLTDYESGVVIAAPALHWVDVNVKQALQGLVQGPIFVDNDVNMAAVGEKWKGEGSRCRDVVLITIGTGIGAGVIINGSIHRGAHNYAGEIGYFAVDPLTDETSTSDEFGPLDKLASGSGVASQARALLPVYPNSILHGQKITSERVFAAAAKSDPLALAVVDAMAKYTAAAIANIVALLNPGVVIIGGGVAQSAALFMSQIRSRVQELVPIPVHIVCASLGEDAGALGAAATVLVETNHLALDR; encoded by the coding sequence ATGACAACCACAGCGTTTGTTCGCGATGTGAATCGCTCAAGTGTGTTGGAGTTCGTCAGAGTGAATGAACCTGTCTCTCGGGCGCAAATTGCCAGGGAGCTAGGTCTTAGCCGGTCGGCGACTTCAGAGATTGTAGATCAATTACTCAGTGAAGGGCTCGTTGAGGAAGTTGGCGTAGGGGAATCAACGCCACGCGGTGGACGCCCTTCCGTACAGCTGAGGTTTATACCCGATGCCAGGTACGCCCTGGGCATCGATATCGGCGGTACCAAGACCATATTGGTGCTGTCAAACCTGAATGGTCGTGTCATCGCGAGAGAAAAGGTCGCAACCTGTGGGAAAAGTTCAGATGTCTTGGAACACATTCGCAGAGCGGCAGACAACTTTATCGCGAATTCGGGCATTGACCGCAGCAGAATCGTCGGCATGGGCGTTGGCGCGCCGGGACTGACCGATTACGAGTCGGGCGTCGTCATCGCTGCTCCGGCTCTTCACTGGGTCGACGTGAATGTCAAGCAAGCGCTGCAGGGATTGGTACAAGGCCCGATCTTTGTCGACAATGACGTGAATATGGCAGCGGTTGGGGAAAAATGGAAAGGTGAGGGTTCGCGCTGCCGGGACGTGGTGTTGATCACCATCGGGACCGGTATTGGCGCTGGCGTCATCATCAACGGTTCCATTCATCGCGGGGCGCACAACTATGCCGGCGAGATCGGCTATTTCGCCGTCGATCCGCTGACGGACGAGACATCCACGTCGGACGAGTTCGGCCCGCTCGATAAATTGGCGTCGGGAAGCGGAGTCGCAAGTCAGGCACGAGCTTTGTTGCCTGTGTATCCGAACTCCATCCTGCATGGTCAGAAGATCACGTCGGAGCGAGTGTTCGCTGCTGCCGCGAAATCCGACCCGTTAGCACTTGCGGTCGTCGATGCCATGGCGAAGTACACTGCCGCAGCGATTGCGAACATCGTCGCGCTCTTGAATCCGGGTGTCGTGATCATCGGCGGCGGCGTAGCTCAATCAGCGGCGCTCTTCATGTCGCAGATCCGCTCACGCGTTCAGGAGTTAGTCCCAATCCCTGTTCATATCGTCTGTGCAAGTCTTGGTGAAGATGCCGGAGCGCTTGGCGCGGCTGCGACGGTGCTTGTCGAAACGAATCATCTGGCGTTGGATCGCTGA
- a CDS encoding methyl-accepting chemotaxis protein, whose product MPFKIGPKLFTSFAAILIIPTIAVSVFSYESAKSSVNDQMQKAAQSSVNLVNDTINQYIKAKEQDIQVLASEVNAIPTDDMWTYVDKYQAQHPELETTYIGTSNGQFVNAPHNIMPKGYDPRQRPWYQEAVANPGHVIVTAPYVSVSSGQEVVTIAEQTADGQAVMAENLQLKTIQSIVSKIKIGHQGYVVLLDGDKNVIDVPGKKPGSKATGSEITGMYQATSGKLSYTSNGSSKEMVFTTNPVTKWKIAGTYDNNEAVQAANPILTTTLTVLIIALILGALLVIFVVRSILKPLGILVQSAKRISDGDLTQAVVIHNRDEFGELGKNFEEMRQSLQSILHDVSTTSSQVASSAEELMASSDQGAAAAQVIAEAIQEVAAGSEQQADRVGSSTHIVEEMSGGIQQVAVSSESVVTTATGAADVADRGQKSIESVVRQMNHIDVTLATLVKSVTKLAERSTQIGEIVEVITDIASRTNLLSLNASIEAARAGEHGKGFAIVANEIRKLAEQSSRSAQEITELVNTIQADTNEATLATTSTSQAVQEGMNAVAVADQSFSTIQASVGNVANQIHEVSAAVQQMAANSDEVRQSISQIADIAEMTAAGTHSVSAATEEQLASMEEISASATELARVAEQLQDLIRKFNI is encoded by the coding sequence ATGCCATTCAAGATTGGTCCGAAATTATTTACTTCTTTTGCCGCTATTTTGATCATCCCGACCATTGCCGTGAGTGTCTTTTCCTATGAGTCGGCAAAGTCGAGCGTCAACGATCAGATGCAAAAGGCCGCACAATCCAGTGTCAATTTGGTTAACGACACCATCAATCAGTACATCAAGGCAAAAGAGCAAGACATCCAAGTACTCGCATCAGAAGTGAATGCGATTCCCACAGACGACATGTGGACGTACGTGGACAAATATCAAGCACAGCACCCAGAGCTGGAAACCACCTACATCGGGACCAGCAACGGGCAGTTTGTGAATGCCCCGCACAACATCATGCCGAAAGGCTACGACCCCCGCCAGCGCCCGTGGTACCAAGAAGCGGTCGCAAATCCCGGACATGTGATCGTCACAGCCCCGTACGTGTCGGTCTCCTCCGGCCAGGAAGTGGTCACCATCGCAGAACAGACGGCGGATGGCCAAGCGGTCATGGCTGAGAACCTGCAATTGAAGACGATCCAGTCGATCGTCAGTAAGATTAAAATCGGCCACCAGGGCTACGTCGTCCTGCTCGACGGGGATAAGAACGTGATCGACGTCCCTGGTAAAAAACCTGGATCAAAGGCGACGGGATCCGAAATCACAGGGATGTATCAGGCAACCTCCGGCAAACTGTCCTATACTTCCAACGGCTCATCCAAAGAGATGGTCTTCACCACGAACCCCGTCACGAAGTGGAAAATCGCCGGAACGTACGACAACAACGAAGCTGTACAGGCCGCCAACCCCATCCTCACGACCACGTTAACGGTCCTTATCATCGCGCTTATCCTCGGCGCGCTGTTGGTCATTTTCGTCGTGCGCTCTATCCTCAAGCCGCTAGGAATCTTGGTGCAGTCGGCCAAGCGAATCAGCGACGGCGATTTGACTCAAGCTGTGGTCATTCACAACCGCGACGAATTTGGCGAGCTAGGAAAGAACTTCGAAGAAATGCGGCAGTCGCTGCAGTCCATTCTCCACGACGTCAGCACCACCTCGTCGCAAGTGGCCTCGTCAGCGGAAGAGTTGATGGCCAGTTCCGATCAAGGTGCTGCAGCAGCCCAGGTCATCGCCGAGGCAATTCAGGAGGTTGCGGCTGGATCAGAACAACAGGCGGATCGCGTCGGAAGCAGTACGCACATCGTCGAGGAGATGTCTGGAGGCATTCAGCAGGTCGCGGTCAGTTCCGAATCAGTCGTCACGACTGCGACAGGCGCGGCTGATGTCGCCGACCGGGGACAAAAATCGATCGAGTCTGTCGTTCGCCAGATGAACCACATCGACGTGACCTTGGCGACCCTCGTCAAATCCGTCACGAAGCTCGCCGAGCGCTCGACGCAGATCGGGGAAATCGTCGAAGTGATCACGGATATTGCCTCTCGTACAAATTTGCTCTCCCTCAACGCGTCGATTGAGGCGGCAAGGGCTGGTGAGCACGGGAAAGGATTTGCCATCGTCGCCAATGAGATTCGCAAGTTGGCTGAACAGTCCTCTCGCTCCGCACAAGAGATTACGGAGCTTGTGAACACAATTCAAGCGGACACGAATGAAGCGACACTGGCGACCACGTCGACCTCGCAGGCCGTTCAGGAAGGAATGAACGCCGTCGCGGTCGCGGACCAGTCCTTTAGCACCATTCAAGCGTCGGTCGGCAACGTGGCCAACCAGATTCACGAAGTATCTGCGGCAGTTCAGCAGATGGCGGCAAACAGCGATGAAGTGAGACAATCCATCAGCCAAATTGCCGACATCGCAGAGATGACAGCGGCAGGTACGCACTCTGTTTCCGCTGCGACCGAGGAACAACTCGCTTCGATGGAAGAGATCTCCGCATCGGCCACAGAATTGGCCCGCGTGGCAGAGCAGCTTCAGGACTTGATTCGAAAATTCAACATCTAA
- a CDS encoding YihY/virulence factor BrkB family protein — protein MAKIFLKTLIRSIIRHNIGYLAAVISYFAFTSMIPVALLLIYGTSLFISGTRVEQFFDQLLESYIPTMPNGEGVVSTTIHRLSTLGPVISVIGFASLLWGSIGGFTSLQQTLDTICETHHRRSFIKQYVVGFGMLGLLMAMIFVSLLVTTVSPEVVSALGNLRPTLWVPLAHASSRILFAITLFATCYFAYRFLPSNPLPHTALLIGAAVSTICIYISRELFVVYTHHLGNYELIYGALTYIMLFSFWIYIASIIFLFGMEMALAVYEVMRQRSRSE, from the coding sequence ATGGCCAAGATATTTCTCAAAACACTGATCCGCTCCATCATCCGTCACAATATCGGGTATCTAGCTGCAGTCATATCCTACTTCGCCTTCACGTCGATGATCCCCGTCGCGCTACTGTTGATCTACGGAACTTCGCTCTTCATCAGTGGCACGAGGGTGGAACAGTTCTTCGATCAGCTTCTCGAGTCCTACATCCCAACGATGCCAAACGGCGAGGGCGTCGTGTCCACAACCATTCATCGCCTGTCTACGCTTGGACCCGTCATTAGCGTGATCGGCTTTGCCAGTTTGCTCTGGGGGTCCATCGGCGGGTTTACCTCGCTGCAACAGACCTTGGATACCATCTGTGAAACGCACCATCGGAGGTCGTTTATCAAGCAATACGTCGTCGGATTTGGCATGCTTGGCCTATTGATGGCTATGATCTTTGTGTCCCTGCTGGTGACGACTGTTTCGCCCGAAGTGGTCTCTGCGTTAGGGAATCTCCGACCCACTCTGTGGGTGCCGCTCGCCCACGCCAGCTCGCGCATTCTATTTGCCATCACGTTGTTCGCGACGTGTTATTTCGCGTATCGCTTCTTACCGTCGAATCCGCTCCCGCACACGGCGCTGCTCATCGGAGCCGCTGTGTCCACCATCTGTATTTACATCAGCCGCGAGTTGTTTGTCGTCTACACGCACCACCTCGGCAACTACGAACTGATCTATGGTGCCTTGACGTACATCATGTTGTTCTCATTTTGGATTTACATCGCGAGTATCATCTTCTTATTTGGCATGGAGATGGCCCTAGCGGTATACGAAGTGATGCGACAGCGCAGTCGGTCGGAATAG
- a CDS encoding DUF5667 domain-containing protein, with the protein MKKPKFAKGLIAGALIFGVSAGGATVWASTNGAVTVTSVPTNTTSTATSGTTNDTANAATGTTNSSTSANTSTTSTSPQLSGDYSNFVKTIYQQIEAALQAKDVAKAQQLAQFAKEQISKVNSLVQQGQTQAAGETLQTALASVTGTQSGSDSGAASDTSTAPTTTSSSSAAGTTGGATATTTGTTPTATTTDTQKATGALAKLPHNTLALADALQHVHNLQAQQSLEKNISKELAQLAAQLQKLASLQQQEVANSTKPQSQTQVSSSDSATPTATSGSGQASVKATEPSTSSTAKQHCSVDQVKVETEKKAAQSVKAAQSTKAMKAVKSVKSVKQVQADALHVVRSVAHVQAHKGTQEHGYAEHGDNHGK; encoded by the coding sequence ATGAAAAAGCCGAAGTTTGCGAAAGGTCTCATCGCAGGTGCACTGATTTTTGGCGTGAGTGCGGGGGGCGCTACCGTCTGGGCATCGACAAACGGCGCAGTGACAGTGACATCGGTACCGACCAATACGACCAGCACAGCGACGTCAGGAACGACGAATGATACAGCCAATGCAGCGACTGGGACGACGAACAGTTCCACGAGCGCGAATACGAGCACGACAAGCACATCGCCACAGCTTTCGGGCGACTATTCAAACTTTGTGAAGACAATCTACCAACAAATCGAAGCTGCGTTGCAGGCCAAGGATGTTGCCAAGGCACAACAACTGGCACAGTTCGCAAAGGAACAGATCAGCAAGGTCAACTCACTGGTCCAACAAGGCCAAACCCAAGCAGCGGGCGAGACTTTGCAGACGGCGTTGGCTAGTGTGACCGGGACCCAGTCGGGATCGGACTCCGGTGCGGCAAGTGACACGTCCACAGCTCCGACAACGACGAGTAGTTCGTCTGCTGCGGGCACGACCGGTGGAGCTACAGCGACCACAACTGGCACAACGCCGACCGCTACCACTACGGATACGCAAAAGGCGACTGGAGCACTTGCGAAGCTTCCACATAACACGCTAGCGCTGGCGGATGCTTTGCAACATGTACATAATCTGCAAGCACAGCAGTCACTCGAGAAGAACATCTCGAAGGAGCTTGCACAGCTTGCAGCGCAACTGCAAAAGTTAGCTTCGCTACAACAGCAAGAGGTCGCGAACTCCACAAAACCACAGAGCCAAACCCAAGTGTCGTCCAGCGACTCCGCGACGCCGACCGCTACCAGCGGTTCGGGGCAGGCGAGCGTGAAGGCGACTGAGCCGTCCACGTCCTCGACGGCTAAGCAGCACTGCAGTGTGGACCAGGTGAAGGTGGAAACGGAGAAAAAGGCCGCGCAGTCCGTGAAGGCTGCACAGTCCACGAAGGCCATGAAAGCCGTTAAGTCCGTTAAGTCCGTGAAACAGGTCCAGGCTGACGCTTTGCACGTCGTCCGTTCGGTGGCTCATGTGCAAGCTCATAAGGGCACACAGGAGCACGGCTACGCTGAACACGGGGACAACCACGGTAAGTGA
- a CDS encoding ATP-binding protein — protein sequence MHSNRSRLRLPSYIRRRILVKLMLGNIMTVLIVLFVGFFSVQRGTARLLHSLMLRYHIQPVIPTRMFIHSSIQSLLIGGSIALLTGVVINFILNRVWLRELRQIQQAAMAIATGDFTQVLARTEDEIGQLAEAINQMSRSLMQLEEQRRAFLIDVAHELRTPLTSMKGYLSGIQDGVIAPTSTTLRLFSNEVQRLQRLVDSIHQLNVLEYGQPDITLKSVDLKALADEMWMLFQHRFQEKGIQTRYDVRSDEENSYAIRAADTESPFMVQGHRDLLAQALYNLLENAWRYTSTGGAVDMVIAHQGQDTTSTVVLELTNTSRDLAKIDTSRMFDRFFRGESSRSRSTGGLGIGLAIVKQIALAHNGYVAAVSQEGTFQLTFTLPQ from the coding sequence ATGCATTCAAACCGTTCGCGGCTTCGGCTACCGTCTTACATACGAAGGCGAATCCTCGTCAAATTGATGCTTGGCAACATCATGACAGTGCTTATCGTTCTGTTCGTGGGATTCTTTTCAGTACAGCGGGGAACGGCGCGGTTGCTGCACTCCTTGATGCTCCGGTATCACATCCAGCCCGTCATACCGACGCGCATGTTTATCCACAGCTCGATTCAAAGTCTACTCATCGGCGGCAGCATTGCACTGCTGACGGGCGTTGTCATCAACTTTATCCTCAACCGCGTCTGGCTGCGCGAACTGCGGCAAATTCAACAAGCGGCGATGGCCATTGCAACTGGGGATTTCACGCAGGTACTCGCGCGCACGGAGGACGAGATCGGCCAATTGGCCGAAGCGATTAACCAGATGAGCCGAAGTCTCATGCAACTGGAGGAACAGCGGCGGGCGTTTCTCATTGATGTCGCACACGAACTACGTACTCCGCTCACTAGCATGAAGGGCTACCTCTCCGGGATTCAAGACGGTGTGATCGCGCCCACCAGCACCACCCTGCGACTGTTCAGCAACGAGGTACAACGCCTGCAGAGGCTAGTCGATTCCATTCATCAGTTGAATGTACTGGAGTATGGACAGCCGGATATCACGCTGAAGTCGGTCGATTTGAAAGCACTCGCCGACGAAATGTGGATGCTGTTTCAACATCGGTTCCAGGAAAAAGGCATTCAAACGAGGTATGACGTGAGGAGCGACGAGGAAAATTCTTACGCCATCCGTGCAGCCGATACCGAGTCTCCATTTATGGTCCAAGGTCACCGCGATTTGCTCGCACAAGCGCTATACAACCTGCTTGAAAATGCCTGGCGCTATACTTCGACAGGGGGCGCCGTGGACATGGTGATCGCACACCAAGGACAAGACACCACGTCAACCGTCGTTCTAGAGCTGACAAATACCAGTCGTGACCTCGCAAAAATCGACACGTCCCGCATGTTTGATCGCTTTTTCCGCGGAGAGAGCAGCCGATCCCGCTCAACCGGTGGTCTCGGCATCGGCCTCGCCATCGTCAAGCAGATTGCCCTTGCGCACAATGGTTACGTGGCCGCCGTGTCGCAGGAGGGTACATTTCAGTTAACGTTCACTCTGCCGCAGTAA